A single region of the Novosphingobium sp. genome encodes:
- a CDS encoding amidohydrolase family protein, which yields MKAGKGTQAGMGPIRAVSTWALALGTILAPAPFAPLAAHAAPANPSPPGVGKTQAFDVHAGTSYSVSVSPDGQWLAFDLQGSLWVVPAKGGEARRITDYFNDAHLPVWSPDGSRLAYYAYRDGDYDLWTVRPDGSDARQLTHGEDDDRDPAWSPDGKTVAFASDRDGSYDIWAVDVASGATHQITKGPREDRAPTWSADGQTIVFSGTAGAQNGIFTVAASGGEAAPLRPAPTGAHYDAPSYGPKGELAYVSLDSTGSHLEIDGKAVSGKENVFPFHVSWQGGSAYYISDGLIRRRKGATVTTVPFSARLEATKPEYIRAKRDFTSTQPRRVLGIDHPVLSPDGQRIAFAALGDLWVVSSQGGKPEQLTHDAALEADAAWSPDGKSLAYTSDKGGGLVQIWVRDLASGKDRQLTNITDQPLGSAWSPDGTKIAFLSTDGRWGVAGLEVVDVASGVVTRLQPSLPQPGKPTWSGDGRYVAVALSKAFSASFREGRNQIWVVPSDGKGKPFWRDADPIASLDTRGGGGPVWSPDGQKMAAIQDGLLKVWPVAGDASRLGPPRSYSAEISYYPSWSGDSQSLLYQAADKLKIVNVGTGATREVPLDFTYRLDKPAGKIVIHVGKLVDAVHDVTQTDKDIVIEGNRITAVQNHDAASYAGAEKVIEAPGLTAIPGLVDHHAHSQKDFGANLHLAWLSYGITTVRDPGNQPYDGVEDREASEAGVRIGPRIYTTGPLLEWRRVFYRMGVAVSGPAHLERELDRARALHYDLVKSYVRMPDLQQRRLVEAAHEMGVPVATHEIFPAAYTGVDNTEHLGATSRRGFSPKQGPQGRGYEDVIQLFGRSGRTLTPTNFGALNNFLERHPEERKDPRLTFYPAWAQKTVTEGEALPAALTLAQKGQLATLKALYDAGTLVVAGTDTMIAPNLHAEIASYVDGGFTPFQALQTATVNAAKALNLDAGMLEPGKLADIVLVEGDPRKDIAATIRVRQVVANGRPYTVEELLAKAARKP from the coding sequence ATGAAGGCTGGCAAGGGCACACAGGCTGGAATGGGACCTATCCGCGCCGTATCGACATGGGCTCTGGCGCTGGGCACCATCCTTGCTCCCGCCCCTTTTGCCCCCCTTGCCGCGCATGCCGCTCCCGCCAATCCGTCGCCGCCCGGCGTCGGCAAGACGCAGGCCTTCGATGTGCATGCGGGCACCTCCTATTCCGTCTCCGTCTCCCCCGATGGGCAATGGCTGGCCTTCGACCTGCAGGGCAGCCTGTGGGTCGTCCCGGCCAAAGGCGGCGAGGCCAGACGCATCACCGACTATTTCAACGATGCCCATCTGCCCGTCTGGTCGCCCGATGGCTCGCGCCTGGCCTATTACGCCTATCGCGACGGCGACTACGATCTGTGGACCGTGCGCCCCGATGGCAGCGATGCGCGCCAGCTCACCCATGGCGAGGATGACGACCGCGACCCGGCCTGGTCGCCCGATGGGAAGACCGTCGCCTTCGCCTCCGACCGCGACGGCAGCTATGACATCTGGGCGGTGGATGTCGCCAGCGGCGCCACACACCAGATCACCAAGGGCCCGCGCGAGGACCGCGCCCCCACATGGAGCGCTGACGGCCAGACCATCGTGTTTTCCGGCACGGCAGGGGCGCAGAACGGCATCTTCACCGTCGCGGCCTCGGGCGGCGAAGCCGCACCCTTGCGCCCCGCCCCCACCGGCGCCCATTACGACGCGCCCTCCTATGGCCCCAAGGGCGAGCTGGCCTATGTCTCGCTCGATAGCACGGGCAGCCATCTGGAGATCGACGGCAAGGCGGTCAGCGGCAAGGAGAATGTCTTTCCTTTCCACGTCAGTTGGCAGGGCGGCAGCGCCTATTACATCTCGGACGGGCTGATCCGCCGCCGCAAGGGCGCGACGGTGACCACCGTGCCCTTCTCCGCCCGTCTGGAGGCGACGAAGCCCGAGTACATCCGCGCCAAACGCGATTTCACCTCGACGCAGCCGCGCCGCGTGCTGGGGATCGACCATCCAGTCCTCTCGCCCGATGGCCAGAGGATCGCCTTTGCCGCGCTGGGTGATCTGTGGGTGGTGTCCTCGCAAGGCGGCAAGCCCGAGCAACTGACGCATGATGCCGCACTGGAGGCCGATGCCGCATGGTCGCCCGATGGCAAATCTCTGGCCTATACGTCGGACAAGGGCGGCGGTCTGGTGCAGATCTGGGTCCGCGATCTGGCCAGCGGCAAGGACCGGCAGCTCACCAACATCACCGATCAGCCGCTGGGTTCGGCATGGTCGCCCGATGGCACCAAGATCGCTTTCCTGAGCACCGATGGCCGCTGGGGCGTCGCCGGGCTGGAGGTGGTGGATGTGGCCAGCGGCGTGGTCACGCGGCTGCAGCCCTCGCTGCCCCAGCCGGGCAAGCCGACATGGAGCGGCGATGGCCGCTATGTGGCGGTCGCGCTCTCCAAGGCGTTCTCCGCCAGCTTCCGCGAAGGGCGCAACCAGATCTGGGTCGTGCCATCGGACGGGAAAGGAAAACCCTTCTGGCGCGACGCCGACCCCATCGCCTCGCTCGACACGCGCGGCGGCGGCGGGCCGGTGTGGTCGCCTGACGGGCAGAAAATGGCGGCCATTCAGGATGGGCTGCTGAAGGTCTGGCCGGTGGCGGGCGATGCCAGCCGTCTGGGCCCGCCACGCAGCTACAGCGCTGAAATCTCATACTATCCGAGCTGGAGCGGGGATTCCCAAAGCCTGCTTTATCAGGCGGCCGACAAGCTCAAGATCGTCAATGTCGGCACCGGGGCGACCCGCGAGGTGCCGCTGGACTTCACCTATCGGCTGGACAAGCCGGCTGGCAAGATCGTGATCCATGTCGGCAAGCTGGTCGATGCCGTGCATGACGTGACCCAGACCGACAAGGACATCGTGATCGAGGGCAACCGCATCACCGCGGTGCAGAACCATGATGCCGCATCCTATGCCGGGGCCGAGAAGGTGATCGAGGCGCCGGGCCTCACCGCCATTCCGGGGCTAGTCGATCATCACGCCCATTCGCAGAAGGATTTCGGCGCCAATCTGCATCTGGCCTGGCTGTCCTATGGCATCACCACGGTGCGCGATCCGGGCAACCAGCCCTATGACGGCGTGGAAGACCGCGAGGCCAGCGAGGCGGGCGTGCGCATCGGCCCGCGCATCTACACCACCGGACCGCTGCTGGAATGGCGGCGGGTGTTCTATCGCATGGGCGTGGCGGTCAGCGGCCCGGCGCATCTGGAGCGTGAGCTGGATCGCGCGCGGGCGCTGCATTACGATCTGGTCAAGAGCTATGTCCGCATGCCCGATCTGCAGCAGCGCCGACTGGTCGAGGCCGCGCATGAGATGGGCGTGCCGGTGGCCACGCATGAAATCTTCCCCGCCGCCTACACCGGCGTCGACAACACCGAGCATCTGGGCGCCACCAGCCGCCGGGGCTTCTCACCCAAGCAGGGCCCGCAGGGGCGCGGTTACGAGGATGTGATCCAGCTTTTCGGCCGCAGCGGGCGCACGCTGACCCCGACCAACTTCGGCGCACTCAACAATTTTCTCGAGCGCCATCCCGAAGAGCGCAAGGACCCGCGCCTGACCTTCTACCCCGCATGGGCGCAGAAAACCGTCACCGAAGGCGAAGCGCTACCCGCCGCATTGACCCTGGCGCAAAAGGGGCAACTGGCCACGCTGAAGGCGCTGTATGATGCCGGAACGCTGGTGGTGGCGGGCACGGATACGATGATCGCGCCCAATCTGCATGCGGAGATCGCCTCTTATGTCGATGGCGGCTTCACCCCGTTTCAGGCCTTGCAGACCGCCACCGTCAATGCCGCAAAGGCGCTGAACCTCGACGCCGGAATGCTGGAGCCGGGCAAGCTGGCCGATATTGTGCTGGTCGAGGGCGATCCGCGCAAGGATATCGCGGCCACCATCCGGGTGAGGCAGGTGGTCGCCAATGGCCGCCCCTATACGGTCGAGGAGCTGCTGGCCAAGGCCGCGCGCAAGCCCTGA